The sequence AAGGacagtgatttttttaagaataaaagATTATGAGTtgtgaaaatgtttaaatgaagacacttatttatatctttttattattttcttttctgaagGGACAACACTGAACCTCCTGAAGTTCCCCATCATCAACCCGACGCCGTACAGGATGTTCAGACGTGCGGAGCGACTGCGAATGGCGGCACGACAGACCGAGGACGATCTCGATCCTGAAGAGCTGAAGAGAATCCAACATTTACATAAACAAGGCTACTTGATCGGTGAGCTAGTGCATGATGATCGATTATCCATAAGTGTTTGAAACCAGAAATCTTGGCAAGACACGTACCGCGTATGACTGAAAATTCCTGTCAGAAACATCACAGATTTACCTCACATTAGCTAATATGCTAGTCAAGTTATCTAGCTGGCCAGTGTGTCGGTGACTATTATGATCATTTAGACTTATTTGtgaattaaaaatcattataattcCTGTCAGAAACACTCTTAGAGTTTAGCTAACTGGCTCGAAGTAATATTTATTAGCATTTCTGGACATTAGTTTAAAAACCTGTCAGAAATCTGTGAGATGAAATTTGCATCTCCTTTATGGCAGGTCGTGTCGGGAGAACGTTCCGGGTCCCGTCTTCCAGAAAAGACGTTGTGGACTTTGACCCAGACAGCCTCAGCTTCGGAGAGGACCTGAATGAAGACAACGTGGGCTTACGGAGCTCCAAAGACGAAGCTCTGGAGGCGGAATTTACATACAACGAAATAAAAGACGCTCACTGGTTCTACGACACGCCGGGAATCATGAAAGACCGTGATGTGAGTATGATCACACTTTGATTCGAGTGTATTCTGTAATTCTTTGTAAATGTGCTTCAAGGTTGTCATTCAATCCCCAGATTCTCAGCCTGCTGCAcgaacaggaagtgaagctcGTGCTACCGACGCACGCCATCACGCCCAGGACATTTGTACTGAAGCCGGGGATGGTGTTGTTTTTCGGAGCGTTGGCACGGATCGATTATCTGGAAGTGAGATCTTTTGATTTATTTGGATTTGAACTGATCGTGTCACTGTGATCGAGATCACGTGTCCTTATAATCTCCATGCTTTTTCTCCAGGGAAATCAGCCATGTTGGTTTAGCGTGGTGGCTTCGTCTCAAATCCCCATACACATCACTAGTTTGGACAAAGCTGACTCCACGTACCAGAAGCATGCCGGACAAGCGCTACTCGCTGTAAGTTAGTCAGATTCAATTTCATTTTCCATGAAACTAGTTAGTCGTTTCTTCACCAactttgctttgtttttcctCACTCTCTACATTAATCCTTCTATCTTGacaccacttcctgtttaggTGCCAAAAGGCGGAGAGGAACGAATGAAAACCTTTCCAGCTTTCGTGTCTCGAGACTTTGAGCTCGAGGGCCGTGGACTGAATATGGCAGTGACCGACATCAAACTATCTTCAGCAGGTGCTCCagtataactaatacaatatgCAGAAGATTAAATCCCTGAATCAAAtccccacaatgcactgcaggaTCTGAACATCAGCACTAATTCactgtgtgtggtttgggacacgtccacagGTTGGATCGCCGTAACAGCGGCCGATTTGGAGCGCCTCCGGCTCAGATGCCACGCCCCCAAGGAGGCAGGGCTTTGTTTACGAGATCCAGCACTCCTCCCGCACATCGTCGATGTGAAGGGGTCACGGATTCCCAAATCTCCTGCCTACAGGACGAAGAAACCACAAGCGCCACTGGATACGATTCTTTCTGGAAGAAGACAGAAGACGAAAAAATGACCCAATAAAATTATgagtaataaaaaatgaatgattataactaataataattatttacactGCAACATGACGATACAGTGAGACGACATTAATTTGAAGTCACAGAATGATATGACTAAGTGTGAAAGTTAGCACGCCCCCTCATCAACTGTGTTTATGCTACATTAGTGCAGGATGTTCAGTTTGTCACAATGTTCATTAACATGTAAATGAAACAGGGTTtgggcagcttggtggttagcactggtgcctcacagcaagaaggtcctgggtgcgaatcccgggttcgaacaggcaggggcctttctgtgtggagtttgcatgttctccccgtgcctgcgtgggtttactccggtttcctcctacagtcgtgtacattaggttgattggtaattctaaattgcccatgggactgagtgtgtgtggttgtctgtctatatgtgtggccctgcacAGGGTGTCCCCCTGCTTTTCACCCAATGTctgctccagcagatccccgtgaccctaattaggaataaagtgggtatagaaaatggatggatgaatgaaatgGGGTTTTGACAAACTgtctacactgtacactgtaaacTATCTCTATACATGGAATAACAGATGTAATAatcatgtaaacatgtaaataagaGTTTCATGCGGTTGTGTAATATGATTTTGACTGTATAATAAATTGCatatatttccaaaaaaaaaagtcagtacTTTTATATCACTAATCAATAATATACCTACTTTATTATGCCAAAAAAATGATTGTTTAAAACAGCAATTCTCAGATTCTCTGCTTCTTATACACTTAGATGTGGTTGAGCTTCAGCTACACTATACAATTCATGATTTGCTCTTATGACTTTTGGTGTTAAGACTTACATCAGATTATATGATGCTTAATCAGGACAGATGTGCCCGCTACTACAGATGTGGTTGGGCTGTTCTgcattacacaacacaatataactgCACTATACTATGATATTAGGATAATTTAGCAAATAATAACATACGATTGGTTTCTTTGCTatttaagtaccaaacatgtcGGGTTTAACTATATAACATTGTTCTACTTTTTCTCGTTTCTCACATTTCATATAGATCCACTTTAGATGTATTTAATTTAGAGTTTTATGATAATCTGTCCAATAGGAAATGTTCCCTATATGCCACTTCTTTTCTGGCACTTTGACCTCAATCAAAATCAGAAAAAGAATTTCCGAAATCGTTAAACTTACCTCATGTGTCATATACAGACGTTCCTGCTCAGTTCTaacacataaaaacaaataaaacaaaatcctaATACGAGATTTTAATCAAAACAAACCCGGCGTCTTTGTATACAGTTGCATTGATTTGCAAGTGAATCTCGTCCCTTCCAATATGGCGGATGCGCTAACTCACTGGACCGTCCAATATGGCGCTTACTATATATCTATCCAATCACGGCGCAGAAAACGGAATGGCGCTGGCCAATCCGAACCCAGAAGGCGGAATTATCGGAATTACAAGGAAGCAAAATAACGCGTGGTCTACATGGGGCGATGTTTTTAAATGGAAATTAAtctaaaattctaaaaaaaagcgcaaaattttgtattatatagtgtttttaaaaagtaagCGAAATGAGCATGAAGACCGATCTTGACATTCCGTCTCGTTTCCAGTCGTCATTTTTCGCCATGTGTCGTTTACACTCGTTTCCATGGACGGTAAAGATGTTTTTACGTCATAAATCTATTttgaataaatttaaatatttaaatgatccACTTATGATTATGTTTTAGTCTTTAGAAACTGAACTCCAAAACTCGCCGTCTGACGTAATTCTGGCCATTTTAAAAAAGGTAATCTTATAATGCTTTGAAATGCCTACGTTTGTACTTTCTCAACCTTCTTCAGTAGTAAAAACCTATTTAAAGTCGtctgttggtttgtttttagacTTGTCTTCATTCTGTGTGTCGTAAATACCCACCTTCGGTGAAATACAGGAGGCTTTTCCTGTCTGAACTAATAAAAAGGGTAAGTTAGTTATGCTTTCTTTTCTTAAACTACAAGAGGGatttaataaaaagagaaaaaattgtgttatatatgtacacacattgCAGCATGAAGCGACTGCATCCGAGCCTCTGGATGAGCTTTACGACACTCTAGCCGAAGTCATGGGAGccagagaggagactgtgtgttATAAAACGTATTTCCTGGTAAGTAATAACGATGAAATTGCTTTTCAGTACACAACATCATGAATGACAGTCactttatgacatcacaagGTTATGATCAGGTATTAATTGTTGTTCAGCCTTCAGGAGAGCCGATGAGTCTGGAAGAGAATGTAGCGATGATCTCAGAGGGCACCACCGGGCTCGTCACGTGGGAGGCGGCTCTGTACCTGGCTGAGTGGGCGCTGGAAAACACACACGTCTTCACTGGAAAGTACGTCTCTCTTGTTCCTTTTACTCATTCTTTTcaaattctttctgtttttttaacccACTATCATATCCATGTTTCCTTCTTTCGACCCCGCGtctgttcagttttatttcatttacatcaattcatcccttctttctttcctttcactTTTTCCACTCTCTTTAAACCCTCACTGTCCAGTATGCTTTCCTCAAACGAATTCTTTGTCATCTGTTGTCTTGCTTCCCTAcatccttcctttctttgttgttattctttctttttctttcatcccACCATCTAGGAAATCTACagatgaattttttttccctgtgcACCTTCTAATCATGTGACCTCTCTTAATTTTTCGTTTCATCAGCTATCTCTTACTTTAGCTCTTTCTTGAGATTATTTGACGTGTCTCTGTAGATGACACAAGCTGGATCGACTCTGTGCTGCATCGCTGCTATGAATCCAGAATGATGATTATTGTGATCGTGATCTAATCGTGGTCTCATGCCGCTCTGCTGCAGGACGGTGCTGGAGCTGGGCAGCGGCGTAGGACTCACTGGTGTGGCAGTGTGTCACTCCTGTAAGCCCAAAACATACATTTTCACCGACTGCCATCAAAGTGTGCTGCGGAGACTAGGGGATAATATCCGGCACAACGGTTTAACCCGGGAACACGGAATGGGCGTGTCGGTgcgtgtggaggaactggactgggAACACGCACAGGAGGAGGAGCTACAGGAAATTGGGGCTGAGACTGTCATCGCAGCGGGTACGAATCATTTTAATCCTTTCGTCTGTAGTGGGTTTTTAGAGGTTGATGAGAAGCTGTAGATatattaaaagatttttttttttaaacaaatacactcaccagccactttaatagaaacacttGATCACATGAGATTCAGtaagagatgcttttctgctcaccacagttgtataGAGTGATTACAAGAGTTACGACATCCTTCCTGGCATCTCAGACCTCAAACTTCTCTAACAGAAGTT comes from Hemibagrus wyckioides isolate EC202008001 linkage group LG02, SWU_Hwy_1.0, whole genome shotgun sequence and encodes:
- the eef2kmt gene encoding protein-lysine N-methyltransferase EEF2KMT; the protein is MSMKTDLDIPSRFQSSFFAMCRLHSFPWTSLETELQNSPSDVILAILKKTCLHSVCRKYPPSVKYRRLFLSELIKRHEATASEPLDELYDTLAEVMGAREETVCYKTYFLPSGEPMSLEENVAMISEGTTGLVTWEAALYLAEWALENTHVFTGKTVLELGSGVGLTGVAVCHSCKPKTYIFTDCHQSVLRRLGDNIRHNGLTREHGMGVSVRVEELDWEHAQEEELQEIGAETVIAADVVYDPEIIGCLVRLLEKLVKIPKKAPEVYISSTIRNPGTYTSFKEELEKAGLKHVTVTNPVTQVFPYDRVSSIEIINVLAAD